AGTATCGACTTCGATGTACAGCGCTTCGCGGTTGAAGTCGTCAATGAGGTTGAGGGTGCGAATGGCGCGTCCGTCGGTCAAGCTGTCACTCATGAAATCCATCGACCAGACCCGATTGGCGGCGGTGGGCTGGGCCAGCGGCTGCGGATGGCGCGTTGGCAGGCGTTTCTTGGGTTTGATGCGGCGATTCAGGCCCATCTCACGGTACACACGATACACTCGCTTGTGATTCCACTCGAAACCGTGCCCGCGCAGCCAATCCATCATCTTATCGAAGCCCCAACGCCGGTGGTGCTCGACCAGCGCGGTGAACTGGTCAACCATCTTCGTGTCATCGGGCCGCCGCGCTTGATAGCGGAAAGTGCTGCGGTTCAGCCCGACCAGGCGGCAGGCTTGCCCGTAGTCTCAAAAAATTGATTCGATAGCCGATTTTTCATCTACGAGGCATCGCGATAGTAATCGCGAATCATGTCCGTAACGATCAAAAAAGTCGTTTCAGAGTTGGCTCTTGTTTGATATCTCTTTTGATGCTGTATTCAACGGCGCCGACAGTGCACGATTTGTGAAACACGCTCGATAGAAATATCGAAAGCGGTCGCCAGTTCTCCAATTATTTCACCATTACTGTGGCGCTTACGGATTTTGACATTTCGTTGAGCTTTTTCGGGCATGCGGTCGCATTGAGGTTCAGTGGGGAAGGGCGTGTCATAGAGCATTTCGAGGATGTGAAACGCGGTCAGCCAAATGTCGAAGCAAGCCGCGGGTTCGAAGCCTCTATGGGGCAGGGGCATGGCTTGCTTCACCTCTTGAGAGGCTGAAGCAAGTTCTTTTTTTGTCCGCCGCGATTCCAGAATATTCAGTCCAGTTCGCGAGTACCTCGGCTGTACATTATTACGGGTTCGGAAGGGCTATCCTCTTCGCCGCAGGATGGAGCCGTAGGAGTTCCGGATTGTTACGATTTCTCCCTTTGTTGGTCGCTAATCGGCGTCATTGAAAGCATTATTCAAGCTAGCTTTCACAATACTGTGTGGGAATAAATGCCCCTTAGCGCTGTTCAAGACGGATCGCACCGGCGGTTCCGTTGCACACCAGTAGCACAGGCCATCGAACATATCTAGCGCCGGGCTGCCGCATTTTTTACATACTCCGATCGGACGTTCGCGCATCACGCGCGTCTCGAATGGTGCGTCGTCTGGCGCATAGCTGCGCGTCAGCGCGCCCATGTTACATACCTCGGCGCATAGGCCACATCCGAGGCAGAAGCCGGGCGTAAAGCGATGCTGGTACTGTCCTTCTGCACTGGTGGTCGAAAGCGCGCCGGACGGGCAGTAGCGCGCGCAGGCTCCACACGCGACGCAGTTAGACTCCACCGACAGCGTTGGCCACCGGGTTTCCGTCGTCTCCGGCGCGGAATGTCTTACCGTGCTGGGCACGGATCGCGCCTCCACATCGGCGGCAGAAGTCGGATAGATTGCAGACAGGTTGCGCAGCCAGGTGGGGGTGTGCGGCGGCAGCTTCTGCTGGATCTCCTCTTCCTCCGGCAGTCCGGTGAGTGCCTGTTGGGGAGCGCCGCTGCTGCGCGTAAAAGCGAAGGTCAAAAAGCTGCGCCGGTTGATGATCTTTTGCTCTACCGAAACGACCGTGCGGCGCGTGGTGCTGGCTGGCGCGGGAGCGCGTTCTTCCGCGATTAGCAGGGTGGGGGCATACCCGCTCGATTGCAGCCATGCGTTGGCAAGCTGGACGGCCTTGTCCGTATAACGCGCGGCCTCAGCCAGCGGGCAGCCCGAACAGTGCTCCAGGCGCACGCGCGCGGCAGCGCCAAGCCCGACTTCATACCACGCACCTGGCGATACCGCCCCCAGGCACGCGCCGATTTGAATCACGGGCACCGCCTCGTCGCCCATTTGCGGCGCGGGATGCGACTTGCACACAATCTCGACGGTGGGCGCGTTTACCCGGTCCAGCGCGCTCACGAGGCTGCGCTCTGACCACGAGCTGGTCTCGAAACACTCGACCGGGCAAGTGGACAGGCACAGGCCGCAGCCGATACAGTCGTCGGCGGTCAAAAACACGGCGCGCTGGCTGAACCGGATCGCCCCGGTCGGACAGACGTCCTGGCAGTATACGCACGCGGCATGTTGGTGGCGCTGTCGCAAACAGCGCTCCGGGTGGATCTGGCGCGGCGTCGCGGCCATCGGGGCCAGTTGGATCGGGAGACCTGTGCTCATGCCATTAAGCCTTTCATATCGTTTTGAGAACTACCACGCTGGACCGACTATGCCGCATCGCTTATTCCTCGATCGAATGGGTGCTCTCCATTTTGATGAATGCGCCCGCGAAGTGCGCAGCAGACTGGTAAAACGGATGTGTGCTCTCCGTTTCGACGCGCTGGCAGAAGTCACCGCCCCAGCGCCCCAGATGCTTTTCCAGAAAATCGAGTTCCAGCCGCCGCCACCGTCTCGCTCCGCTGTTATCCCCCGCCGACCAGCAGTCTGATTCCTGGCCGCACAGGAAGTACAAAAACTCGGCCTCGGTCGCAAAATGATCCGGCGGCTCGTTCAACCCGGCGGTGATGGCGACGCCCGCCTTGTGATAGGCTTTTTCGACTGCAACGGCCTCCGCGCTGACCATCAACAGTGGCTTGGACTTGTTGGGGTTGTAGAACGTCTCATACGGTGGAATTTCCGGGCTTCCCGGCCCGATGAACAGGCGCGCATATTCGACTTTCAGCGCCTTCAGCAGCGCATCGGGGTCCAGCCCTGCCATGTCGCTCTGAACGGCATGCAGCGGTTCCAGCGGATACAGTAGATCGTTTACCTCGCCCCGGTGAACCTGCTGCGTGAGCAGATCGCGGAAATAGACGTGCAGCTCGGACACAAACGCGCCGGACTGGAGCTTCTGCACGAGATCGCCTGTCGGATCGAAGAAAGCGCGCGCCAGCAGGCCAAACACGTTGGCGCGTGCCAGGGCGATGTGTGACAGCTTTTCGAAAGCTGCATCCGCAGCCTTAGGAGGCACTTGAGAAACCACGATGATATCTCCATCTAAACCACGAGCGTGCGTTGAAGTGGGCGATCATGCCAGATAATCCGCCATGCCCGGCGAGAGAATTGGCCGGAGTTGTTTGTCAATCAGGTACGCTTCACAGCCCGGATAATGCGCGAGCAGTGCGATTCCGGCTTCGCTGCCGACCACCATCACCGTCGTGGCAAGCGAGTCGGCCAGAGCCGCCGTCGGCGCGATAACCGTGGCGCTGGCAAGCTCGGCGGGCGATATGCCCCGGCGCGGATCGATGATATGGTGGGCCGAGTAATCCGACGTGAACGCCTGTAGATAATCGCCGGACGTCGCAACCGCCCTGTTCTCAACGTACAGCGACGGCATGGCTTGATCCGTACGCGGGGCGCGCAGCGCGATCTTCCACGGTCGTTGGATGCTGTGCCCACCGGAAGCAAGCAGATCGCCGCCCGCCTCGACGAGCACATTCGGGAATCCGTGTGCGTTCAGGGTGCTCACGCCGCCGTCGATCACTGCGCCCTTGGCGATGCCGTCCAGCGTGAGGCCCATACCCGCCTTCAGGAAGCAGATCTCGTCGCCGGTGATGCGCAGGTTCTGCGCGCCTACCCGGTCGAGCGCGCGCTCGACCGCCGCCTGAGAAGGTAGGCTCCCATCCCGCGCTTCTGTGCTCTGATACAGATCCAGCAGCGGCTTAACCGTGACGTCGAACGCTCCATTCGACACGGCGTGCAGGGTTTGCGCGTCCTTTAGCAATGTCCGCAGCTCGGGTGAGGGATAGCCGATGATGTCCCCCTTGTTGAGCTGCGACACCGGGCTGGCCGGATCGAACCGGGTGAACAGGTCCGCAAGACGGCGCATTTCCGCCAGCGTCGCGTCGGCGGCGGCTTCTGCCTGCGCGGACTCGTCGCCCATCAGCGTCAGGTTGACGACCATGCCCATCAACAGATCGGTGCGGTGTACGCTGTGCGCCTGATTCGCGGCGCGGTTGGCCCAATATCCCAGCCCGCTGAGCGCGCCGCCTACCGCCATGATCTTTAGAAACTTGCGACGAGAAAGTGTATTTGATGCAGTCACCGCGTTAATTTCCATCCACCTGGGCGACGCCGGATCGCAGATAGATCTCGTCCGTCAGCGTGCTTTCGTCGCTGTACTGGCTGAACAGGATGATCAGGATCAGGATTACGCACAGCACGATAAAAAAGTAGAGCGCCTGACGCGGGCTTACTGCCGTAAAGCGCTCATCCTGGTGTTCCATAGTCGCCTCACCCGGTTACGGACGTACAGAACGGACTCCAGCGCCGGTTTGACCGGGCAGAGATACGTGCAGAAGGGTCGCAGCAGCAGCATCGACGTAAACAGCACGATCACCAGCAGCATCCACGGGAAAAACCCGGCGGATAGCGAAAACAGCGTGCCGAACGGCTCATAACTCGCCGCGCCCGGCTGCCGGAACGCAAGCCCCATCGCCAATGCCAGCACGGCCAGCCAGCGCGGAACCCAGCGCAGCCGCCGGGTGAGCTTCGAGTCGCCGCTCGCGCTGAACGGATGCGCGTCGCCCAGCCGGGCGAAGCAGTCCTGCGCCGTACCGAACGGGCAAATCGTGTGACAGTACATGTTTTTGCCGCTGAAGAGAACCACGCCGATCGAGCCGCCCAGCATGAGGTACCAGTACAGGTGGTTCTGCCACGTGGGCCAATACCCGGCCAACAGTGATGCAAAATTAGCGATGGTCAGCGGCTGATTATATATGAAACCCAGGATCACCAGACTGATCAGCATGATCGCCCAGCGCAGGGCATTCTTGTGCCGCGCTTTGCGCAGCCGGGGCAGCAGCAGACTGACCGCAAAGAGCGCGATCAGCGTCACCTCCGGCAGGCCGAACCGGACCGGCACGGAAGCGGACGCCGCCGTCTCCGTCTGGATTTTTGCCACCGAGCGCCAGATCGCGGTAGCGACCGCATTGGCACTGAGTGACGCGCCGCTCACGCCATCGATGTCGTCGCCCAGCACGAGCGGCTGATCCAGCTTGCGCCCCAAGAACTTTTGAACGAAACGATTATCGCGCAGCAGGGCGTAAAATCCGGGTGTCTCGCGCTGTTCGATCACCTGGATGCCCGCGATCTCGCCGTCCGGATCGACGCCTACCAGCAGATACACCGGGCCACCGTAGCCGGTTGCGTCCGCCGCCGCCGCATACCCCACGATCTCATGACTGGCATTGTAGGCGACAAAAACGTCGCCCTCTTTGACGACCGTATGCGCGGTCGGCAGCACGTTCGGGACCAGCGGCGCGATCTCGGATCGCGTCATTGTGAAGCCGTACAGCCACGCACCGAGCAAAATCGCCACAATCAGCGCATTTCGCAGCATAGCGACGTTTTTGCTGTGGCGCATCGCTGGCCGGGCTGGAGCGTTAGGCATCGGATCTCCGAAAAGTGAGTGCGTTGTTTGGCAGCGCAAGGGGGACAGGATAGGCTCGTCTGGCCGCCATGTGGCGACCCCGACCTATCCTGCCACCTATGCGCTTCACTGTGCGATTGTTATTATGCGATGCGGCTACCCACGTGGCTCGTCAACCAACTGGAAGCTGTTGAAACCCACCGTCAGCAGCAGGATGAACAGCCCCAGCAGGCCAAGCGCGACGCCGAACTCCACCAGGGTCGGCATAGCTGCCCCGACGGAGCCGATGTTAACACCGGCATAGTCGATATTCTCTACCGCGAAGCCCATTCCGACAAACGTGAGGCGCTTGGCCGCCAGATGCACCAGCGCTAGCCCCGCACCCGTCACGGTCTGCGCGGTTCCACCACCCCGCAGCGGCGCGATCAGCAGCAGGAGCAGTGCCGCCACGCCGGAGACGATCTCGACCCAGAATACGGGCGAGGCGATCATCAGGTCGATCAGTTCCGTCGCGCTGGCCGAACGGCTGAAGGCCAGCGTGACCATTTCACTGACGATCAGCAGCAGACTCAGGCCCAGCATCGACGCGGTCAGCAGCGAGATCGGGTTGAGGTCGCAGCACTCCAGGTGCACGTACCCGCTCGGCTTGAGGAAGGTCATCACCAGCAGGATCGTCGCGCCCGCCGACGCCACCGCCGCCACGAAAAACGCAATGGGCTGCACGGCGGAGTACCAGTACTCACGCCCGATCTGTGTGGCGAATACGAACGCGGTCAGACCATCGGCCAGCCCGGCCAGGAAGACGATCAGCGCCAGCGGCTTGAGGCCCTTGTCGTTACCTTTCGCTTGCATCAAGCGGCGCAGGTACACCGTCGAGACGATCAGGTAAGCCACCGTCAGCAGCAGGTCCCACAGCATCGGTGACCCCAGGTGCGCGTACCGCACGATGCGCCACAGGCGATCCGGTTTCCCGATATCGACCATGATGTACAGCCCGCCCACGATCAGAGACGCCAGCGCGACATACGCGCCCAGTTTGGCGTAGGGGCGGAAGCGGGGCAGGTCGAACAGCACGGGCAGCGAAGACAGCACCAGCGACCCCGCGCTGAGGCCCATGAAGAAGATGAATCCCGCGATATACGTCCCCCACGGGGTAAGATTCGAAAGCGATACAGTGCTCATGCCCTGGGTGAGCTGCACGACCCAGGCTACCACACCGGCCACCGTAACGACCGCCGCAGCCGCGATCCAGAGCGGGTTAACCGGCTTCCGGCGACTCTGCGCAATTGACGAGTTCATTTTTTGGCCCCTCACTTCTCAGCAGCAAGTCCCACTAAGTCAGGAAATAGACAGACGGTTCCGTGCCCTTCTCGTCCAGAAGTTGGAAGTAGGGGCGTTTGCTCAAAAGCAGCGAGACGTCGCTGTTCGGGTCGTTGAGATCACCGAACGTGCGCGCTCGCGCGGGGCACACGTCGATGCAGGCCGGTTCCTGGCCCTTTGCCACCCGCGTCGCACAGAAAGTGCACTTTTCGACCGTGTGCTTCTGGTGGTTGAACGCATCCATCGAGCCAACCTCGACCGCGGCAGCGAACTGCGGCTCCTCGAAGTTGAACTGGCGCACGCCGGTATAGGGGCACGCCACCATGCAGTAACGGCAGCCGATGCACTTGTCCGGGTCCTGCATGACGAGGCCGGTTTCTTCGTCTTTCCACGTCGCGCCCACCGGGCACACCTTGACGCACGCGGGGTTTTCGCAGTGCTGGCAGGCCAGCGTAATGAACCCGATTTGCAGGTTGGGATAGTCGCCTTCGGGCGTGTCCATTTCATCGCCGCCGACCGTCAGCGTGCGGTTCCACCACACGCCGTCGGGTAGGTTATTTTCGACTTTGCAGGCCAGCGCACACGTATGGCAGCCGATGCAGCGCTTGGTATCAACCACCATCACGT
This sequence is a window from Aggregatilinea lenta. Protein-coding genes within it:
- a CDS encoding 4Fe-4S dicluster domain-containing protein codes for the protein MSTGLPIQLAPMAATPRQIHPERCLRQRHQHAACVYCQDVCPTGAIRFSQRAVFLTADDCIGCGLCLSTCPVECFETSSWSERSLVSALDRVNAPTVEIVCKSHPAPQMGDEAVPVIQIGACLGAVSPGAWYEVGLGAAARVRLEHCSGCPLAEAARYTDKAVQLANAWLQSSGYAPTLLIAEERAPAPASTTRRTVVSVEQKIINRRSFLTFAFTRSSGAPQQALTGLPEEEEIQQKLPPHTPTWLRNLSAIYPTSAADVEARSVPSTVRHSAPETTETRWPTLSVESNCVACGACARYCPSGALSTTSAEGQYQHRFTPGFCLGCGLCAEVCNMGALTRSYAPDDAPFETRVMRERPIGVCKKCGSPALDMFDGLCYWCATEPPVRSVLNSAKGHLFPHSIVKASLNNAFNDAD
- the nrfD gene encoding NrfD/PsrC family molybdoenzyme membrane anchor subunit; translation: MNSSIAQSRRKPVNPLWIAAAAVVTVAGVVAWVVQLTQGMSTVSLSNLTPWGTYIAGFIFFMGLSAGSLVLSSLPVLFDLPRFRPYAKLGAYVALASLIVGGLYIMVDIGKPDRLWRIVRYAHLGSPMLWDLLLTVAYLIVSTVYLRRLMQAKGNDKGLKPLALIVFLAGLADGLTAFVFATQIGREYWYSAVQPIAFFVAAVASAGATILLVMTFLKPSGYVHLECCDLNPISLLTASMLGLSLLLIVSEMVTLAFSRSASATELIDLMIASPVFWVEIVSGVAALLLLLIAPLRGGGTAQTVTGAGLALVHLAAKRLTFVGMGFAVENIDYAGVNIGSVGAAMPTLVEFGVALGLLGLFILLLTVGFNSFQLVDEPRG
- a CDS encoding FAD:protein FMN transferase; amino-acid sequence: MTASNTLSRRKFLKIMAVGGALSGLGYWANRAANQAHSVHRTDLLMGMVVNLTLMGDESAQAEAAADATLAEMRRLADLFTRFDPASPVSQLNKGDIIGYPSPELRTLLKDAQTLHAVSNGAFDVTVKPLLDLYQSTEARDGSLPSQAAVERALDRVGAQNLRITGDEICFLKAGMGLTLDGIAKGAVIDGGVSTLNAHGFPNVLVEAGGDLLASGGHSIQRPWKIALRAPRTDQAMPSLYVENRAVATSGDYLQAFTSDYSAHHIIDPRRGISPAELASATVIAPTAALADSLATTVMVVGSEAGIALLAHYPGCEAYLIDKQLRPILSPGMADYLA
- a CDS encoding 4Fe-4S dicluster domain-containing protein, translating into MAKKHYVMVVDTKRCIGCHTCALACKVENNLPDGVWWNRTLTVGGDEMDTPEGDYPNLQIGFITLACQHCENPACVKVCPVGATWKDEETGLVMQDPDKCIGCRYCMVACPYTGVRQFNFEEPQFAAAVEVGSMDAFNHQKHTVEKCTFCATRVAKGQEPACIDVCPARARTFGDLNDPNSDVSLLLSKRPYFQLLDEKGTEPSVYFLT
- a CDS encoding FMN-binding protein; protein product: MPNAPARPAMRHSKNVAMLRNALIVAILLGAWLYGFTMTRSEIAPLVPNVLPTAHTVVKEGDVFVAYNASHEIVGYAAAADATGYGGPVYLLVGVDPDGEIAGIQVIEQRETPGFYALLRDNRFVQKFLGRKLDQPLVLGDDIDGVSGASLSANAVATAIWRSVAKIQTETAASASVPVRFGLPEVTLIALFAVSLLLPRLRKARHKNALRWAIMLISLVILGFIYNQPLTIANFASLLAGYWPTWQNHLYWYLMLGGSIGVVLFSGKNMYCHTICPFGTAQDCFARLGDAHPFSASGDSKLTRRLRWVPRWLAVLALAMGLAFRQPGAASYEPFGTLFSLSAGFFPWMLLVIVLFTSMLLLRPFCTYLCPVKPALESVLYVRNRVRRLWNTRMSALRQ
- a CDS encoding TorD/DmsD family molecular chaperone, with product MVSQVPPKAADAAFEKLSHIALARANVFGLLARAFFDPTGDLVQKLQSGAFVSELHVYFRDLLTQQVHRGEVNDLLYPLEPLHAVQSDMAGLDPDALLKALKVEYARLFIGPGSPEIPPYETFYNPNKSKPLLMVSAEAVAVEKAYHKAGVAITAGLNEPPDHFATEAEFLYFLCGQESDCWSAGDNSGARRWRRLELDFLEKHLGRWGGDFCQRVETESTHPFYQSAAHFAGAFIKMESTHSIEE
- a CDS encoding DDE-type integrase/transposase/recombinase, with the protein product MVDQFTALVEHHRRWGFDKMMDWLRGHGFEWNHKRVYRVYREMGLNRRIKPKKRLPTRHPQPLAQPTAANRVWSMDFMSDSLTDGRAIRTLNLIDDFNREALYIEVDTSLPAARVIRVLDQVAAERGYPRAIRSDNGPEFIA